ctggcatattgggtgtagcaccttaacagcatcatcttttaaaattttaaatagttcaactggaatatcatcacttccactggccttgttattagcagtgctttctaaggcccatttgacttcactctccaagatgtctggctcaaggtcagcaaccacactacctgaggtgtacgagacctccatatctttctggtataattcctctgtgtattcttgccacctcttcttgatgtcttctgcttctgttaggtccttaccacttttgtccttgattatggtaatctttgtacgaaatgttcctttcatatctccaattttcttgaacagatctctggttttccccattctattgttttcctctctttctttgcattgctcatttaagaagaccctcttgtctcttcttgctgttttttggaaatctgcattcagtttcctgtatctttccctatctcccttgcattttgcttgcctcctctcctccgctatttgtaaggcctcgttggacagccattttgctttcttgcatttccttttccttgggatggttttcgttgctgcctcctgtataatgttacgagcctccatccatagttcttcaggcactctgtccaccaaatctaaatccttaaatctgttcctcacttccactgtgtattcataagggatttgattcagattgtatcttactggcccagtggtttttcctactttcttcagtttaagctggaattttgctataagaagctgatgatctgagttacagtcagctccaggtcttgtttttgctgactgtatagagcttctccttctttggctgcagagaatataatcaatctgatttcgatgctgcccatttggtgagatccatgtgtagagtcgtctcttgtgttgttggaagagagtttttgtgatgaccagcttgttctcttgacagaactctattagcctttgccctgcttcattttgaactccaaggccaaacttgccagttgttccttttatctcttgattccctactttagcaatccaatcccctgtaatgagaagaacatccttctttggtgtcatttctagaaggtgttgtaggtcttcatagaattggtcaatttcactttcttcagcaccggtagttggtgcataaacttggattactgtgatgttaaaaggtctgccttggattcgtatcgagatcattctgtcatttttgagattgcatcccattacagcttttgccactcttttgttgactatgagggccactccatttcttctacaggattcttgcccacagtagtagatatgatagtcacccgaactgaattcgcccattcccttccattttagttcactgatgcccaggatgtcgatatttattcttgtcatgcTGAAAATAGGTATTTATTCTTGTCATGCTGAAAATGGGTTTTAATCCCATTTCTTTCTCAATCTCCTTCCTCAGTTGCTCCTTCGGCCACTGTGTACCCAGAAAATGCTGTGGAACTGGGGGACCCCAACATCCTCATCTGCTTTGTGGACAGGTTCTCCCCCCCAGTGCTGAACATCACCTGGCTGAAGAACAAGGAGGAGGTCTCCGAGGGCGTGGAGGAGACAGACTTCTACCCCAGCGTGGACAACACTTTCCGCAAGTTCTCCTACCTCCCCTTCGTCCCTGAGCAGGGAGACATCTACGTCTGCCAAGTGGAGCACTGGGGCATCCCAGAGGGAAAGATGGAGAAGACATGGGGTAAGCACCGGGCAGGATTGGGGCTTTTCTCTGGGACTTAAATTCAGAAACCCAGATTCATAGCTTATAAGAAACACATTCTGATGATTGTGTTTTATGCAAATGAAGTACATTGGCACTTTTGAATATTTATTCTGGTCTTCCTAGCTGTAGGAGACAGTAAGGTGCTCAGCCCCCTTCAGGGGTTGCTcactaaacaaataaacaacattgTATCTGacgaattgtgcatgcacacgaaagctcataccaaaataaaaacttagttggtctttaaggtgctactggaggaatttttttattttgtttcgactaaacAACAGTGTATTAAGGGCTGTGGGGCCTGCgtgccaggactcctgggttctttcTTCTGCTGAACGCACGCAAAGAAACAGAGTCCCTCCTTAcccctgtcctctctctctctccatcccagtTTCCAAGGCGCCCTCTCCCATCCCGGAGACGATGGAGAACGTGCTGTGTGCCCTGGGCTTGGCCTTTGGCATCCTGGGCATCATCGCTGGCACCATCCTTTTCTTCAAGGCCATGAGGATGAATGGTCGCAGGGGCCTCACGTGAGTCGAACCCGTTTCCCTTCATGGGCTCAGAGACAAATGCAAGGGAAGGCAaaatacatgggggagggggcctTTCCCACAGCAAATGGGTGTG
Above is a window of Zootoca vivipara chromosome 2, rZooViv1.1, whole genome shotgun sequence DNA encoding:
- the LOC118081394 gene encoding HLA class II histocompatibility antigen, DR alpha chain — protein: MDPRGGRALCCLWATLLLAPPRAGALKVEDTLVELDFFQESFPSEKKSGEFLLEFDNEEILHVDWEKKQNVWRLPDFQRFTSFEVQGALANIAVMKNNMEVLMKRSNRTRALNVAPSATVYPENAVELGDPNILICFVDRFSPPVLNITWLKNKEEVSEGVEETDFYPSVDNTFRKFSYLPFVPEQGDIYVCQVEHWGIPEGKMEKTWVSKAPSPIPETMENVLCALGLAFGILGIIAGTILFFKAMRMNGRRGLT